A single Pseudomonas sp. DC1.2 DNA region contains:
- a CDS encoding toxin VasX, whose translation MSAKKLAMVDNAARAERAAKAAPHVDINCTVWPCPASQPELFVVPVRYALAEEKADDPCCVPGVTPKSRPMAARRLRAGFVYMWQDQGLLKRYAVSPNGLFKEQALEADATPVLDATLAGLALQKIHNAWMLYSEFPLNAEHCQALTDSSAKRQQHMRHVALRTVANELQAEHCPPLEKAAQVMAELRPNTFARSMKVDQLRAVENTDALGATLMKEPTPVNIKAYTDAMHRAREREKVLAQYPEASDQPPGEWSAEAWDGQGTQNWLDNAKEQAEYLFAVFACLDDDLGVLRDINHEQEWIEASHETWLGDNHLRLSIGGFVRSLISEDGAELAGSLNYRYKDREIELTPDQGKVMLATQQRLDEELRAETQARQYGGQPTQAQTRARDGRIAAIVAPVRAFIPADLYNEAEFVVREYRAEKQANLNNHHWSAKVDEYIDLKAMDHWFSHTAADHYRQIDARHTALFADRGVYLTRSHNGTWFVDYHDLPTRHWLTELATGCLTAQCLRAEGAEQYADYVRTTDDGALKHLFNGWAPSIDAAVNNVSRLNELMAALAADNVSATYQALAPLSTLVLDDIAAMAREVSSSWSVLVNRLAAALLLLKGDDAFSRAWMGLLIANRLGNNAPLGMLVENGRRVWKMLGEQAEALDAWVKATGRAIGTGRIERILNSPAVVNSGGVLPLAALLLNVVNAQRYWREAEVLEGMESRRVNDTLSATLYAGAALTAVIDNQVRKGLGKDRFFIRSSAAPTLTLFGGVIGGLSFIAAGAEFKSLQLQLENAQTRIDPWLEMRQIAVGGQVAAFGAQAMLGFGYTTRALAGSITVEAAILRYTLYMGPLNWILFGLGVSYLIATIMQQTPLQNFLNFCCWAKGRAHDLAPIPPKAQMNELDRLYRILYAPRITMQSSSQSAMGNGPSGLTFVSSIDTLTIDLPGAEPGSVYLEMSMIGDPIDTQDSRDQIKNRPIYQYKTPRPWRDMAPHWLSSSTCQWIPYKEGQGLRLSGPFNTLKNILSSTPTTVSLRLRYRTPLIVMLGAQNFIGGKQGLAFTLNDTTGVIELRGDPTPHLDRTPNYPLGAEHPGGVYLQPKGKA comes from the coding sequence ATGAGCGCAAAGAAACTGGCGATGGTCGACAACGCCGCTCGGGCCGAGCGCGCCGCCAAGGCCGCACCTCACGTCGATATCAACTGCACTGTTTGGCCCTGCCCCGCCAGCCAGCCTGAGCTTTTCGTGGTGCCCGTGCGCTATGCCTTGGCCGAAGAAAAGGCCGACGACCCGTGCTGCGTTCCCGGCGTAACACCCAAAAGCCGACCTATGGCGGCGCGACGCTTGCGCGCGGGGTTTGTGTATATGTGGCAGGACCAGGGCCTGCTCAAACGCTATGCGGTGTCGCCGAACGGGTTGTTCAAGGAGCAAGCGCTGGAGGCCGATGCCACTCCGGTGCTCGACGCCACGCTGGCCGGTCTGGCCCTGCAAAAAATCCACAACGCGTGGATGCTTTACAGCGAGTTCCCGCTGAACGCCGAGCACTGCCAGGCACTGACCGACAGCAGCGCCAAACGCCAACAGCACATGCGCCATGTGGCGTTGCGCACCGTGGCCAATGAGCTTCAAGCCGAGCATTGCCCGCCGCTGGAAAAAGCCGCTCAGGTCATGGCCGAGCTGCGGCCCAATACCTTCGCCCGCTCGATGAAAGTCGACCAGCTCAGGGCCGTCGAAAACACCGATGCGCTCGGCGCCACCCTGATGAAAGAGCCGACCCCGGTCAACATCAAGGCCTACACCGATGCCATGCACCGCGCCCGTGAGCGGGAAAAAGTCCTTGCCCAATACCCCGAGGCCAGCGATCAACCGCCCGGCGAGTGGAGCGCCGAAGCGTGGGACGGCCAAGGCACTCAGAACTGGCTGGACAACGCCAAGGAGCAAGCTGAATACCTGTTCGCCGTGTTTGCCTGCCTCGACGATGATCTGGGCGTGTTGCGCGACATCAACCATGAGCAAGAATGGATTGAAGCGAGCCACGAAACCTGGCTGGGGGATAACCACCTGCGCTTGAGCATCGGCGGCTTTGTTCGCAGCCTGATCAGCGAAGATGGCGCCGAACTGGCCGGTTCGCTCAATTATCGCTACAAGGATCGCGAGATCGAGCTGACCCCGGACCAGGGCAAGGTGATGCTGGCGACCCAGCAGCGACTCGATGAAGAACTCAGGGCTGAAACCCAGGCCCGGCAGTACGGCGGCCAGCCCACGCAGGCCCAAACCCGCGCCAGGGACGGGCGTATCGCGGCCATCGTCGCCCCGGTGCGGGCCTTTATCCCGGCGGATTTGTACAACGAAGCAGAGTTTGTCGTGCGCGAGTACCGCGCCGAAAAACAGGCGAATCTCAACAATCATCACTGGAGTGCCAAGGTCGACGAATACATCGACCTCAAGGCCATGGACCACTGGTTTTCGCACACCGCCGCCGACCATTACCGGCAGATCGACGCTCGTCATACCGCCTTGTTCGCCGACCGTGGCGTGTACCTCACGCGCTCGCACAACGGCACCTGGTTTGTCGATTACCACGACCTGCCCACCCGCCACTGGCTGACCGAACTGGCCACCGGCTGCCTGACCGCGCAATGCCTGCGCGCCGAGGGCGCTGAGCAATATGCCGATTACGTGCGAACCACCGATGACGGCGCGCTGAAACACCTGTTCAACGGCTGGGCGCCCTCGATCGATGCGGCGGTTAACAACGTCTCGCGCCTGAACGAACTGATGGCGGCGCTGGCCGCCGACAACGTCAGTGCCACCTATCAAGCCTTGGCGCCGCTGAGCACCTTGGTCCTGGACGACATCGCGGCCATGGCCCGTGAGGTCAGCAGCTCATGGAGCGTGCTGGTCAACCGACTGGCAGCGGCGCTGCTGTTGCTCAAGGGCGACGACGCGTTCAGCCGCGCCTGGATGGGCCTGCTCATCGCCAACCGGTTGGGCAACAACGCGCCGTTGGGGATGCTGGTCGAGAACGGCCGGCGAGTGTGGAAAATGCTGGGTGAGCAGGCGGAAGCGCTGGACGCTTGGGTCAAAGCGACCGGGCGGGCCATTGGCACGGGACGGATTGAGCGGATTTTGAATTCGCCGGCGGTGGTGAACAGCGGCGGGGTGTTGCCGTTGGCGGCGCTGTTGCTGAACGTGGTGAATGCGCAGAGGTATTGGCGTGAGGCGGAGGTGTTGGAGGGGATGGAAAGTCGGCGGGTGAATGACACGCTGTCGGCGACGTTGTATGCGGGGGCGGCGCTTACGGCGGTGATTGATAATCAGGTGCGGAAGGGGTTGGGGAAGGATCGGTTTTTTATTCGTTCGTCTGCTGCTCCGACGCTTACGTTGTTTGGTGGGGTGATTGGTGGATTGTCATTTATTGCAGCAGGCGCTGAGTTCAAGTCCCTGCAACTACAACTGGAAAACGCACAAACCCGAATCGATCCCTGGCTGGAGATGCGTCAAATCGCGGTCGGTGGACAAGTCGCAGCCTTCGGCGCCCAGGCGATGTTAGGTTTTGGCTACACCACTCGCGCGTTGGCAGGCTCAATCACCGTCGAAGCCGCCATCTTACGCTACACCCTGTACATGGGCCCGTTGAACTGGATCCTGTTCGGGTTGGGCGTGTCGTACCTGATTGCCACGATCATGCAGCAAACCCCGCTGCAAAACTTCCTGAATTTCTGCTGCTGGGCAAAAGGCCGGGCGCACGACTTGGCACCTATCCCGCCCAAAGCCCAAATGAACGAACTCGACCGGCTATACCGCATCCTTTATGCACCGAGGATCACGATGCAAAGCAGTTCGCAGTCGGCAATGGGTAATGGCCCGTCCGGCCTCACGTTCGTCAGCTCCATCGACACCCTGACCATCGATTTACCGGGGGCCGAGCCGGGCAGTGTTTATCTGGAAATGAGCATGATCGGCGATCCGATTGATACCCAGGACTCCCGCGACCAGATCAAAAACCGCCCGATCTACCAGTACAAAACCCCGAGGCCATGGCGCGACATGGCGCCTCATTGGTTATCCAGCAGCACCTGCCAGTGGATACCGTACAAGGAGGGTCAGGGCCTGCGCTTGAGCGGTCCGTTCAACACACTGAAAAACATACTGAGTTCAACCCCCACCACGGTCTCACTTCGTTTGCGCTATCGCACGCCGCTGATTGTCATGCTCGGCGCCCAGAACTTCATCGGTGGCAAACAAGGGCTGGCGTTTACCCTGAACGACACCACTGGCGTGATAGAGCTGCGGGGCGACCCGACGCCACACTTGGACCGTACACCGAATTACCCGCTCGGCGCGGAGCATCCCGGCGGTGTTTACCTGCAACCCAAGGGCAAAGCATGA
- a CDS encoding YajD family HNH nuclease, translating into MSSSTPTNTAKLDRILADAKRDKDMGYRDKALKMYPHVCGRCTREFAGKRLSELTVHHRDHNHDNNPQDGSNWELLCLFCHDNEHSRYTDQQYFGEGSLSSPTIAKATHNPFAALAGLMKKDE; encoded by the coding sequence ATGAGTTCGTCAACGCCTACCAACACCGCGAAGCTGGATCGTATTTTGGCCGACGCCAAACGCGACAAGGACATGGGCTATCGCGATAAAGCCTTGAAAATGTACCCACACGTGTGCGGCCGCTGTACACGGGAGTTCGCCGGCAAGCGCCTGAGCGAGCTTACCGTGCATCACCGCGATCATAACCACGACAACAACCCACAGGACGGTTCGAACTGGGAACTTCTCTGTCTCTTCTGCCATGACAACGAACACTCGCGCTACACCGACCAGCAGTATTTCGGCGAAGGCTCCCTCAGCTCGCCGACAATCGCCAAAGCCACGCACAACCCGTTTGCGGCGTTGGCAGGGTTGATGAAAAAAGACGAGTAA
- a CDS encoding cyclic nucleotide-binding domain-containing protein — protein MSEPTLLNNEIRDWLMDCGLFNQLLPADFSAASGYFSISTVAQGEEIFHEGDAGSFMCIIHTGQVAVQKSSSDGQRVTMATLRSGRAFGEMAVLDGERRSASCVAASHCQLLNLGKDSLEKMLNDAPKIAAKIIRALAVSLSKRLRMADGQLLSQQV, from the coding sequence ATGTCAGAACCGACCTTACTGAACAACGAAATCCGCGACTGGCTGATGGACTGTGGCTTGTTCAATCAGCTGCTGCCGGCAGACTTCTCTGCTGCCTCGGGTTACTTCAGCATCAGCACCGTGGCGCAAGGTGAAGAGATTTTCCACGAGGGCGATGCAGGCAGCTTCATGTGCATCATCCACACCGGCCAGGTGGCGGTGCAGAAGAGCAGCAGCGACGGGCAACGGGTGACCATGGCCACCCTGCGTAGCGGTCGGGCGTTCGGCGAAATGGCCGTGCTTGACGGCGAACGGCGCTCGGCCAGTTGCGTGGCCGCCAGTCACTGCCAGCTACTCAACCTGGGCAAGGACTCGCTGGAAAAGATGCTTAACGATGCGCCAAAAATCGCCGCCAAAATCATCCGCGCCCTCGCTGTCTCTCTCTCTAAACGTCTGCGCATGGCCGATGGGCAGCTGTTGTCGCAACAGGTTTAA
- a CDS encoding S9 family peptidase, translated as MPLSANVTNAPIAHKAPGSDPYAWLQERDTDAVLDYLKAENSYQEAQTADQAELRETLFEEIKGRILETDLSLPSPWGPYLYYTRTTAGDEYARHYRCPRPADDSLFIDESQEHLLLDPNVLANGGFFSLGAFSISPDHQRLAYSLDTTGDEIYTLFVKELSNGKVSELEFEDCDGSMTWANDSLTLFFGELDDTHRPHKLLRYRLDGTAAEEVFHEPDGRFFLHCYRSSSEQQLLLSLASKTTSEVWALDAFQPHHAFTCLASRVEDHEYDVDHGTLDGQWTWFIRTNRDGINFALYQATDTGVVPTEVDWQNLIPHSETVMLEGLSLNIEAVTLSLREGGLPIIEVRPQGLPPYRVQLPDAAYSLHVQNSLEFVSDRIRLRYEALNRPAQVRQLVLATGAQTVLKQTPVLGTFDADAYVSQRLWATAPDGTQVPISLVVKREALGQPTPLYLYGYGAYGESLDPWFSHARLSLLDRGVAFAIAHVRGGGELGEAWYRAGKQEHKHNTFSDFIACAEHLIANGFTSASQLAISGGSAGGLLIGAVLNQRPELFGMAIAEVPFVDVLNTMLDPDLPLTVTEYDEWGNPEEPEVYERIKAYAPYENVSAQAYPPTLVIAGYNDSRVQYWEAAKWVAKLRATKTDGNPLLLKTEMGAGHGGMSGRYQGLRDVALEYAFVFKVWGIA; from the coding sequence ATGCCCTTATCCGCGAACGTCACCAACGCCCCGATTGCCCACAAGGCCCCGGGTTCTGACCCGTATGCCTGGCTGCAGGAGCGCGACACCGACGCGGTGCTCGACTACCTCAAGGCCGAAAACAGCTACCAAGAGGCACAAACCGCCGATCAGGCCGAGCTGCGTGAAACCCTGTTCGAAGAGATTAAGGGCCGGATCCTGGAAACCGACCTGTCGCTGCCCTCGCCCTGGGGCCCTTACCTGTATTACACCCGCACCACGGCCGGTGACGAATACGCGCGGCACTATCGCTGCCCACGCCCGGCCGACGACAGTCTGTTTATCGACGAAAGCCAGGAACACCTGTTGCTGGACCCGAACGTGCTGGCCAATGGCGGTTTTTTCTCTCTCGGCGCCTTCAGCATCAGCCCGGATCATCAGCGTCTGGCCTACAGCCTCGATACCACGGGCGATGAGATTTACACGCTGTTCGTCAAAGAGTTGTCCAACGGTAAGGTCAGCGAGCTGGAGTTCGAGGACTGCGACGGCAGCATGACCTGGGCCAACGACAGCTTGACGCTGTTTTTCGGCGAACTGGACGACACCCATCGCCCGCACAAGCTGTTGCGCTATCGACTGGACGGCACGGCGGCCGAAGAGGTGTTCCACGAACCGGACGGCCGCTTCTTCCTGCATTGCTACCGCTCCAGCTCCGAACAGCAGTTGCTGTTATCACTGGCCAGCAAGACCACCAGCGAAGTCTGGGCGCTCGACGCGTTCCAGCCACATCACGCCTTTACCTGCCTGGCAAGCAGGGTCGAAGACCATGAGTACGATGTCGATCACGGCACCCTCGACGGTCAATGGACCTGGTTCATTCGCACCAACCGTGATGGCATCAACTTTGCGCTGTATCAGGCTACTGATACTGGCGTGGTGCCGACTGAGGTCGACTGGCAGAACCTGATCCCCCACAGCGAAACGGTGATGCTCGAAGGCCTGAGCCTGAACATCGAAGCCGTGACTTTAAGCCTGCGTGAAGGTGGTTTGCCGATCATCGAAGTTCGCCCACAGGGCCTGCCGCCTTATCGCGTGCAGCTGCCGGACGCGGCCTACAGCCTGCACGTGCAAAACAGCCTGGAGTTTGTCAGCGACCGGATCCGTCTACGCTACGAGGCGTTGAACCGTCCGGCACAGGTCCGACAGTTGGTATTGGCCACTGGCGCGCAAACCGTTCTCAAACAAACCCCGGTGCTCGGCACATTCGATGCCGACGCCTACGTCAGCCAGCGCTTGTGGGCAACTGCGCCGGACGGTACGCAAGTACCAATCAGCCTGGTGGTCAAACGCGAAGCACTGGGTCAGCCGACGCCGCTTTATCTCTATGGCTACGGCGCATATGGCGAAAGCCTCGACCCGTGGTTCTCTCATGCGCGCTTGAGTCTTTTGGATCGCGGCGTGGCCTTCGCCATCGCTCACGTGCGCGGTGGCGGTGAGTTGGGCGAAGCCTGGTACCGCGCAGGCAAGCAGGAACACAAGCACAACACCTTCAGCGACTTTATTGCCTGTGCCGAACACCTGATCGCCAACGGTTTCACCAGCGCCTCGCAACTGGCGATCAGTGGCGGCAGCGCCGGAGGTCTGCTGATCGGTGCCGTGCTCAATCAGCGGCCGGAATTGTTCGGTATGGCGATTGCCGAAGTGCCGTTCGTCGATGTTCTCAACACGATGCTCGACCCTGACCTGCCACTGACGGTCACTGAATACGACGAATGGGGCAACCCTGAAGAGCCCGAGGTTTATGAGCGGATCAAGGCCTACGCTCCTTACGAAAACGTCAGCGCGCAAGCGTATCCCCCGACGCTGGTGATTGCGGGCTACAACGACAGTCGCGTGCAGTACTGGGAAGCGGCCAAGTGGGTGGCAAAATTGCGCGCCACCAAAACCGACGGCAATCCCCTGTTGCTCAAAACCGAAATGGGCGCCGGCCATGGCGGCATGAGTGGTCGATATCAGGGATTACGTGACGTAGCGCTCGAATACGCATTTGTTTTCAAGGTGTGGGGCATCGCCTGA
- a CDS encoding MFS transporter: MDTMTENDYLIAWGLYAFAALGCLLVWMRMTRWMWRYLREPLRLLMAVLLFSPTIIDPVKSKVAPALAITALDLAFKVGNNAWRAISDLFMYAMIAFGLYLIFVLIRWPIERASNARKEQAAAAKAAAKVEQRNDDQPFGLAGDDRYGRPPVPSTPQRSRIEPRL, encoded by the coding sequence ATGGACACCATGACCGAGAACGACTATCTGATCGCTTGGGGCCTCTACGCCTTTGCCGCTTTAGGCTGCCTGTTGGTGTGGATGCGCATGACCCGCTGGATGTGGCGCTACCTGCGTGAACCGCTGCGCCTGCTGATGGCGGTGTTGTTGTTTAGCCCGACCATCATCGACCCGGTGAAGTCAAAGGTTGCTCCGGCCCTTGCCATTACGGCCCTGGACCTGGCGTTCAAGGTCGGTAACAACGCGTGGCGGGCGATTTCCGATCTTTTCATGTACGCCATGATCGCTTTCGGCCTGTACCTGATATTTGTGCTGATCCGCTGGCCGATCGAGCGCGCGTCCAACGCTCGCAAGGAACAGGCGGCCGCAGCCAAGGCGGCGGCCAAAGTCGAGCAGCGTAACGACGATCAACCCTTCGGCTTGGCCGGTGATGATCGCTATGGTCGTCCGCCTGTCCCGAGTACCCCCCAGCGTTCGCGTATCGAACCGCGTTTGTAA
- a CDS encoding class II glutamine amidotransferase — MCELLGMSANVPTDIVFSFTGLMQRGGKTGPHRDGWGIAFYEGRGLRLFQDPAASSESEVANLVQRYPIKSEVVIGHIRQANVGKVCLSNTHPFVRELWGRNWCFAHNGQLADFEPIKSFYRPVGDTDSEAAFCDLLNRVRAAFPEPVEIEELLPDLVAACAEYRSKGVFNCLLSDGDWLFCYCSTKLVQITRRAPFGPARLKDVDVIVDFQAETTPNDVVTVIATEPLTENETWTRYEPGQWSLWRRGECVSQGTTE, encoded by the coding sequence ATGTGTGAGTTATTGGGCATGAGCGCCAATGTGCCGACCGATATCGTGTTCAGCTTCACCGGGCTGATGCAGCGCGGTGGCAAGACCGGCCCGCACCGTGACGGCTGGGGCATTGCCTTTTATGAAGGCCGTGGCTTGCGGTTGTTTCAGGACCCGGCGGCGAGCAGTGAGTCGGAAGTCGCAAATCTGGTGCAGCGCTATCCGATCAAGAGCGAAGTGGTGATCGGGCACATTCGCCAGGCCAATGTCGGCAAGGTCTGCTTGTCCAATACCCACCCGTTTGTGCGTGAGTTGTGGGGACGTAACTGGTGTTTCGCCCATAACGGCCAGCTCGCAGACTTTGAACCGATCAAAAGTTTCTACCGTCCAGTTGGCGATACCGACAGCGAGGCAGCGTTCTGCGATTTGCTCAACCGGGTACGCGCCGCATTCCCCGAACCGGTTGAAATCGAAGAGCTGCTGCCCGACCTGGTGGCTGCCTGTGCCGAATATCGCAGCAAAGGCGTATTCAACTGCTTACTCAGCGACGGTGATTGGCTGTTCTGCTATTGCTCGACCAAACTGGTGCAGATCACCCGTCGCGCACCGTTCGGCCCGGCGCGCCTGAAGGATGTTGATGTGATCGTCGATTTCCAGGCCGAAACCACGCCCAACGATGTGGTTACGGTGATCGCTACCGAACCGTTGACCGAAAACGAAACCTGGACCCGCTACGAACCGGGCCAATGGAGCCTCTGGCGGCGCGGTGAATGCGTCAGCCAGGGCACGACCGAATAA
- a CDS encoding DUF2937 family protein gives MLLSYLRLVLFAAGLLIGVQVPGFISDYAKRVEAHLIEAQTGLSGFQGTANQFFKGDMQALVAHYRESEDPIFRSDADSLSTLLTRQLALDKQFQAMQGPWYIRFLQVALAADSDIRKETWNGYSYQILLTPEAMIWGMSIALLLSFGIECLFRLIDWVVLGGKRLRQSRPIEDRDVRGL, from the coding sequence ATGTTGCTCAGTTATCTTCGGCTGGTGTTGTTTGCGGCGGGCCTGCTGATCGGTGTTCAGGTGCCAGGGTTCATCAGCGATTACGCCAAACGGGTCGAAGCGCACCTGATCGAGGCGCAGACTGGCTTGAGTGGTTTTCAGGGCACCGCCAATCAGTTTTTCAAAGGCGACATGCAGGCTTTGGTTGCTCATTACCGCGAAAGCGAAGACCCGATCTTTCGCAGCGATGCCGACAGCCTGAGCACTCTGCTCACCCGTCAGTTGGCCCTCGATAAACAGTTCCAGGCCATGCAAGGCCCGTGGTACATCCGCTTCCTGCAAGTGGCGCTGGCCGCTGATTCGGATATTCGCAAGGAAACCTGGAACGGTTACAGCTACCAGATTTTGCTGACACCAGAAGCGATGATCTGGGGCATGAGCATCGCCTTGCTGCTGTCTTTCGGCATTGAATGCCTGTTCCGTCTGATCGACTGGGTGGTGCTGGGCGGCAAACGCCTGCGCCAGAGCCGCCCGATTGAAGATCGGGATGTGCGCGGCCTATAG
- a CDS encoding LysR family transcriptional regulator, with protein sequence MNLKFLETFVWVARLKSFRLTADKLFTTQASISSRIAVLESELGVKLFLRDSRGVSLTPEGLKVLDYAEQMMDTMQALKQSIETRSSKVGRVRIGVMDTVIHTWLSPLVAQMTDHYPRVEIELVADTSLNLCDQLQKGFLDLILQTDLLRQESVRSLELASHPMGWIVASNSLYNREYGGVVDLARERIITYSKNSHPHQNILSLMQANGVLAPRLNCVNSVSAITRLLRDGFGIGALPPVLVAEELARGELTLLSIDQQPPNLQVVVSWRVGVEWVEEIVALCQPVLEGYARKVGKDYIVLAR encoded by the coding sequence ATGAATCTGAAGTTTCTCGAGACATTTGTCTGGGTCGCGCGACTCAAGAGTTTTCGCCTCACAGCGGACAAGCTGTTCACCACTCAGGCGTCGATTTCCAGCCGTATTGCCGTGCTGGAGAGTGAGCTGGGGGTGAAGCTGTTTTTGCGCGATTCACGGGGCGTGAGCCTGACGCCCGAAGGCTTGAAAGTGCTCGATTACGCCGAGCAAATGATGGACACCATGCAAGCGCTCAAGCAGTCGATCGAAACCCGTTCGAGCAAGGTCGGACGAGTGCGCATCGGCGTCATGGACACTGTGATTCATACCTGGCTCAGCCCGTTAGTGGCGCAGATGACGGACCACTATCCGCGCGTTGAAATCGAACTGGTGGCCGATACGTCGCTTAACCTCTGCGATCAGCTACAAAAAGGCTTTCTCGACCTAATCCTGCAAACCGACCTGCTGCGTCAGGAAAGCGTGCGCAGCCTGGAACTGGCCAGCCATCCCATGGGCTGGATCGTTGCCAGCAATTCGCTCTATAACCGCGAGTATGGAGGCGTGGTAGACCTGGCCCGCGAGCGGATTATTACGTACTCGAAAAACTCCCATCCGCATCAGAACATTCTGAGTTTGATGCAGGCCAACGGCGTCCTTGCGCCAAGACTGAATTGCGTGAACTCGGTATCGGCGATTACCCGATTACTGCGTGATGGTTTCGGCATCGGCGCGCTGCCTCCGGTGCTAGTGGCCGAGGAACTGGCGCGCGGGGAGTTGACCTTACTGAGCATCGATCAACAGCCACCGAATCTGCAGGTGGTGGTGTCGTGGCGGGTCGGGGTGGAATGGGTCGAGGAGATTGTGGCGTTGTGTCAGCCAGTGCTGGAGGGTTATGCGCGCAAAGTGGGTAAGGACTACATCGTTTTGGCGCGCTGA
- a CDS encoding MFS transporter, whose product MSAPDTPVIPKVTTRPGPFDWYRNINQQERRTFWSCKIGYGLDGMDTQMLSFVVPTLIAMWGITTGQAGLIHTSTLIASAIGGWVAGILSDRIGRVRTLQLTVLWFALFTFLCGFAQNYDQLLISRTLMGFGFGGEWTAGAVLMGEVIRAKDRGKAVGMVQSGWALGWGLTAILYALLFSVLPPEDAWRALFILGIVPAVFVIFVRRLVKDPEIYREAKAQQTPSNPSKFYEIFAPGMLSTTLRASLLTTGALGGYYAITSWLPTFLKNERGLSVLGTCGYLAMVIVGSYAGYVVSAYLTDILGRKKNFILFAVGSFTIVLLYTQLPVSNGVMLWLGFPLGFFASGIFSGMGAFLTELFPTRIRGSGQGFCYNIGRALAALFPLLIGLLSQKVPLSVGIGAFAAVSYGVVILAALSLPETRGKQLEAQ is encoded by the coding sequence ATGAGTGCGCCCGACACCCCGGTCATCCCCAAGGTCACGACGCGTCCGGGACCTTTTGACTGGTATCGCAACATCAATCAACAGGAGCGCCGCACCTTCTGGAGTTGCAAGATTGGTTATGGCCTGGATGGCATGGACACTCAGATGCTCAGCTTCGTGGTGCCGACGCTGATTGCCATGTGGGGCATCACCACCGGTCAGGCCGGTTTGATTCACACCAGTACGCTGATCGCGTCGGCCATCGGCGGCTGGGTGGCGGGGATTCTCTCGGACCGCATTGGCCGGGTGCGCACGCTGCAACTGACGGTGCTGTGGTTCGCGCTCTTTACTTTTCTCTGCGGTTTCGCTCAGAACTATGATCAATTGCTGATCAGCCGCACCCTTATGGGCTTCGGTTTCGGCGGTGAATGGACCGCCGGAGCGGTGTTGATGGGCGAAGTGATTCGCGCCAAGGACCGTGGCAAGGCGGTGGGTATGGTGCAATCCGGCTGGGCTTTGGGGTGGGGGCTGACGGCGATTTTGTATGCGCTGCTGTTCTCGGTATTGCCGCCCGAAGACGCTTGGCGGGCGCTGTTCATCCTTGGCATCGTGCCGGCGGTGTTCGTTATTTTCGTTCGCCGGCTGGTCAAGGACCCGGAAATCTATCGCGAGGCCAAAGCCCAGCAAACGCCGAGTAATCCGTCGAAGTTCTACGAGATCTTCGCCCCAGGCATGCTCAGCACCACGTTGCGCGCCTCGTTACTGACCACCGGTGCGTTGGGCGGTTACTACGCAATTACGTCTTGGCTGCCGACCTTTCTGAAAAACGAGCGTGGTTTAAGCGTACTGGGCACCTGCGGTTATCTGGCGATGGTGATCGTCGGCTCCTACGCCGGTTATGTGGTCAGCGCCTATTTGACGGACATCCTTGGCCGCAAGAAGAATTTCATTTTGTTCGCCGTCGGCTCGTTCACCATCGTGCTGCTGTACACCCAGTTGCCGGTCAGTAATGGCGTGATGCTATGGCTGGGTTTTCCGCTAGGGTTCTTTGCCTCGGGGATTTTCAGCGGCATGGGAGCGTTTCTGACCGAGCTGTTTCCCACACGAATTCGTGGTTCCGGCCAAGGCTTTTGCTACAACATCGGTAGAGCGCTGGCGGCGTTGTTTCCCTTGCTGATCGGGTTGCTCAGCCAGAAGGTACCGCTGAGTGTAGGTATCGGGGCGTTTGCGGCGGTGTCCTACGGTGTCGTGATTCTGGCGGCCTTGAGTCTGCCGGAAACCCGTGGCAAGCAACTTGAAGCCCAATAG